The following coding sequences are from one Formosa haliotis window:
- a CDS encoding DUF3857 domain-containing protein gives MSLKPTLGLFFLVLTIKLTAQSNFRVDPELKTTLAKHANVLVNTNDVEIHILSYNKMVIKTHRAVTIYNASGSNKAYTYETYDGTTKIKTLEATVYNAAGEKVKRYKAKDFKDAARADGISIYNDDRIKYLEHQSVTYPYTIDYIGSSLKVVGFIYYA, from the coding sequence ATGTCCCTTAAACCTACGTTAGGTCTATTCTTTCTAGTCCTAACGATTAAGTTAACAGCTCAATCTAATTTTAGAGTTGATCCAGAATTAAAAACGACCTTAGCAAAACATGCCAATGTATTAGTAAACACTAACGATGTAGAGATTCACATTCTTAGTTATAATAAAATGGTGATTAAAACCCATCGCGCAGTTACCATTTATAACGCATCCGGCAGTAATAAAGCCTACACTTACGAAACCTACGATGGGACTACAAAAATAAAAACGTTAGAGGCTACTGTTTATAATGCTGCAGGCGAAAAAGTAAAACGCTATAAAGCAAAAGACTTCAAAGATGCTGCTCGCGCCGATGGTATTTCTATTTATAATGACGACCGCATTAAATATCTAGAGCATCAATCTGTAACATATCCATATACTATAGATTATATTGGATCAAGTCTAAAAGTTGTGGGATTTATATATTACGCATAA
- the dtd gene encoding D-aminoacyl-tRNA deacylase, with amino-acid sequence MKAVIQRVAQASVTIDHKKVADIPNGLLILLGITTDDTQEDIVWLSKKIANLRIFEDDEGVMNTSLVDIDGEAIVVSQFTLQASTKKGNRPSYIKAARPELAIPLYESFVSQFQSDLGKPVQTGEFGADMKVELLNDGPVTIIIDTKNKE; translated from the coding sequence ATGAAAGCAGTTATACAACGAGTAGCACAAGCAAGTGTTACTATAGACCATAAAAAAGTAGCCGATATACCTAACGGACTTCTAATTTTATTAGGTATTACTACAGATGATACCCAAGAGGATATTGTATGGCTATCAAAAAAAATTGCTAATCTACGTATTTTTGAAGATGACGAAGGAGTCATGAATACTTCTTTAGTCGATATAGATGGGGAAGCTATTGTGGTAAGTCAGTTTACTTTACAAGCAAGTACAAAAAAAGGAAATAGACCAAGTTATATAAAAGCAGCAAGACCAGAACTTGCAATTCCGTTATACGAATCTTTTGTCTCACAGTTCCAATCAGATCTAGGAAAGCCCGTTCAAACAGGGGAGTTTGGAGCCGATATGAAAGTAGAATTATTAAACGATGGACCAGTAACTATAATTATTGATACTAAAAATAAGGAATAA
- a CDS encoding phenylacetate--CoA ligase family protein: MSNSFREISFWLMDALKGKHIKNHYNDINFILENYNTEASKTARENRLLNLLNHACKTTPFYKDVSNFKSIKDFPVINKNIIRNNYNDFKSEDYIHKKNTPVVTSGSTGTPFKLFHNKNKRLRNTADVIYFAKQAGYQLGTKLYYMKVWNDINRKSKFQMWKENIVPYSIHNYTDDDFKMFISKIKADRNDKNLVGFASTFELLCKYMDKTKAEPLKSNNIKSIIANSEALTSYAKNTMEHYFECPTLSRYSNMENGMLAQQSRTGGEEFHINWASFYIEILNLDNDEPAKYGEYGRVVITDLFNYCMPIIRYDNGDIAMMSENPKGKELAPVISQINGRKVDTIFDTNNNTITSHIVTVNMWKYDELKQYQFIQVGEKDYIFKLNPIAKFTKENEILSEFKGYLGKDANITIEYVDDIPLLSSGKRKLVVNDYSFSNP, translated from the coding sequence ATGAGTAACTCCTTTCGTGAAATTTCTTTTTGGTTAATGGATGCGTTAAAAGGCAAACATATTAAAAACCATTATAATGATATTAATTTTATTTTAGAAAACTACAACACTGAGGCATCGAAAACAGCTCGAGAGAATAGGCTTCTAAACCTACTAAACCATGCTTGTAAAACTACCCCATTTTATAAAGATGTCTCTAATTTTAAATCAATTAAAGATTTTCCAGTAATTAACAAAAACATAATTAGGAATAATTATAATGACTTTAAATCGGAAGATTATATTCATAAAAAAAACACCCCTGTAGTAACTAGTGGCTCTACAGGTACTCCTTTTAAATTATTTCATAATAAAAACAAACGATTAAGAAATACCGCAGACGTTATATATTTCGCAAAACAGGCTGGTTACCAACTTGGCACCAAACTTTATTATATGAAGGTTTGGAATGATATTAATAGAAAAAGCAAATTTCAGATGTGGAAAGAAAATATTGTACCGTATAGTATTCATAATTATACCGATGACGATTTTAAAATGTTTATTTCAAAAATAAAAGCAGATAGAAATGACAAAAATTTAGTAGGATTTGCATCTACATTTGAATTACTCTGCAAATATATGGACAAGACAAAGGCAGAGCCTTTAAAAAGCAATAATATAAAATCTATTATTGCAAACTCTGAAGCATTAACGTCTTATGCTAAAAATACCATGGAACATTATTTTGAATGCCCAACGCTATCGAGATATTCTAACATGGAAAATGGAATGCTTGCCCAACAAAGTAGAACTGGTGGAGAAGAATTCCATATAAATTGGGCTAGTTTTTATATCGAAATTTTAAATTTAGATAATGATGAACCTGCTAAATATGGTGAATATGGTCGTGTAGTGATAACCGACTTATTTAATTATTGCATGCCTATTATTAGATACGACAATGGCGATATAGCTATGATGTCTGAAAATCCAAAAGGAAAAGAACTTGCCCCAGTGATTTCTCAAATCAATGGAAGAAAAGTAGATACTATCTTTGACACAAACAATAACACGATAACATCTCACATAGTAACAGTTAATATGTGGAAATATGATGAATTAAAACAGTATCAATTTATTCAAGTAGGTGAAAAAGACTATATTTTTAAATTAAACCCTATAGCCAAGTTTACTAAAGAAAACGAAATCCTTTCAGAATTTAAAGGCTATTTAGGTAAAGATGCAAATATAACTATAGAATATGTTGATGATATTCCGTTATTATCTTCTGGAAAAAGAAAATTAGTTGTTAATGATTATAGTTTTTCTAACCCATAA
- a CDS encoding prephenate dehydrogenase yields MKNIVVVGIGLIGGSMVKDLKKAHPETKIIGVDKNKDHLNEALVRGLIDEKGNIDVVKNADLVILSIPVDASVNLLPEILDLVQDDALVIDVGSTKLDICNAVEHHKNRRNYLACHPIAGTEFSGPQAAIFDLFRQKTNIICEVEKTAFKLQERALKVFSDLGMRIRYMNPESHDKHIAYVSHLSHISSFMLGKTVIDKERNERDIFDMAGSGFASTVRLAKSSPNMWTPIFKQNKTNVIETLEEYINNLNQFKILLEQDDFEAIFNEMKNTNRIKDILKGIA; encoded by the coding sequence ATGAAGAATATAGTAGTCGTAGGTATTGGTTTAATAGGAGGGAGTATGGTAAAGGACCTTAAAAAGGCTCATCCAGAAACTAAAATTATTGGTGTCGATAAAAATAAAGATCATTTAAACGAAGCTTTGGTTAGAGGTTTAATAGATGAAAAAGGGAATATAGATGTAGTTAAAAATGCAGATTTAGTGATTTTGTCTATCCCGGTTGATGCGTCTGTAAACTTACTTCCAGAAATTTTAGATTTAGTACAAGACGATGCATTGGTTATAGATGTGGGTTCAACAAAGCTAGATATTTGTAATGCCGTAGAGCATCATAAAAACAGACGAAATTATTTGGCATGTCATCCTATTGCAGGTACAGAATTTTCTGGTCCGCAAGCCGCAATTTTCGATTTGTTTAGACAGAAAACGAATATTATTTGCGAAGTTGAAAAAACAGCATTTAAATTACAAGAACGCGCTTTAAAAGTGTTTTCAGATTTAGGAATGCGTATTCGATATATGAATCCAGAATCACACGATAAACATATTGCTTATGTGTCGCATTTATCGCATATTAGTTCGTTTATGTTAGGAAAAACGGTAATAGATAAAGAGCGTAACGAACGTGATATTTTCGATATGGCAGGCAGTGGTTTTGCATCGACAGTGCGTTTAGCAAAAAGTTCACCAAATATGTGGACCCCAATTTTTAAGCAGAACAAAACTAACGTAATAGAAACTTTAGAAGAATATATAAACAACCTTAATCAATTTAAAATTTTATTAGAACAAGATGACTTTGAGGCTATTTTTAATGAGATGAAAAACACAAACCGCATTAAAGATATTTTAAAAGGAATTGCATAA
- a CDS encoding transglutaminase domain-containing protein, with protein MSHYISEVEHTMTAFLPTWSPLEGFYTGVLHASYKIINDTDVPLALKEEHFNGYNITKQGDYHFVAENLTAIAPEAYSPEFYTFAPRLKVALEIFDMKGVQGKNTNWQDFGEWVHESLLSDTQELPEEVKKTIISLTENATTNEEKARIVYDYLQNKVRYISVQVGIGGWKPMLAKDVDRLSYGDCKALSNYTHALLNVVGVPSYYTCIYGGEEIQNIDKDFSSTQGNHAILAIPTADDFIWLECTSQNTPFGYIANFTDDRDALIITPEGGEIVHTKTYETEENLLHTLADISIQADGSLNADIVVKSYGTQYRGAKGIEVESEKNQKLRFKDNWSYINDLEISSFNFNNDKQLVEFTEHVSVSAKKYASKTGKRLLLAPNVFNKLVHIPPRYTNRTLPIQIDRGFIDTDSYQIHLEDGLNVDALPNDSVLETKFGSYYSSIKKDENGLLTYTRSLTYNKGIYPKEDYQAFRDFWIAISKLDNAKIALLTTN; from the coding sequence TTGAGCCATTATATTTCGGAAGTCGAACATACTATGACGGCTTTTCTCCCTACGTGGTCTCCATTAGAAGGATTTTATACAGGAGTTTTACATGCTTCTTATAAGATAATTAACGATACCGATGTGCCTTTGGCATTAAAAGAAGAGCACTTTAATGGTTATAATATTACTAAGCAAGGCGATTATCACTTTGTAGCCGAAAACTTAACGGCTATTGCGCCAGAAGCTTATAGCCCGGAATTTTATACGTTCGCTCCGCGATTAAAAGTGGCTTTGGAAATTTTCGATATGAAAGGTGTTCAAGGTAAAAATACCAATTGGCAAGATTTCGGAGAATGGGTGCATGAGAGTCTGCTTTCCGACACTCAAGAACTGCCAGAAGAAGTAAAGAAGACCATAATATCGCTCACCGAAAATGCAACTACCAACGAAGAAAAGGCAAGAATTGTTTACGATTATCTTCAAAACAAGGTTAGATATATTAGTGTTCAAGTTGGTATAGGAGGATGGAAACCCATGTTGGCCAAAGATGTAGACCGTTTAAGTTATGGCGATTGTAAAGCGCTTTCAAACTATACACATGCCTTATTAAATGTTGTTGGTGTGCCATCTTATTACACGTGTATATATGGAGGAGAAGAAATTCAAAATATAGATAAGGATTTTTCAAGTACTCAGGGAAATCATGCCATTTTAGCGATTCCAACAGCAGATGATTTTATTTGGTTAGAATGTACCAGCCAAAATACACCATTTGGGTATATTGCTAATTTTACAGACGATAGGGATGCTCTGATTATTACTCCTGAAGGCGGGGAAATTGTGCATACTAAAACCTATGAAACCGAAGAGAATCTATTACATACTTTGGCAGATATTAGCATACAAGCAGACGGAAGTTTAAATGCAGATATTGTTGTAAAATCTTATGGTACACAATACCGTGGAGCGAAAGGTATAGAAGTCGAATCAGAGAAAAATCAGAAATTAAGATTTAAAGATAATTGGAGCTATATTAATGATCTAGAAATTTCGTCGTTCAATTTTAATAATGATAAACAGCTTGTAGAATTTACAGAGCATGTGTCGGTTTCTGCTAAAAAATATGCTAGTAAAACAGGGAAAAGACTATTACTAGCTCCTAATGTGTTTAATAAATTAGTCCATATTCCGCCACGATATACTAACCGAACTCTACCTATTCAAATCGATCGGGGTTTTATAGATACAGATAGCTATCAAATTCATTTAGAAGACGGATTAAACGTAGACGCCTTGCCAAACGATTCGGTTTTAGAAACCAAGTTTGGGTCGTACTATTCCTCTATAAAAAAAGATGAAAACGGTTTACTAACCTATACAAGATCTTTAACCTATAATAAAGGTATTTATCCTAAAGAAGACTATCAAGCTTTTAGGGATTTTTGGATTGCTATTTCAAAACTCGATAATGCCAAAATTGCTTTACTAACCACTAATTAA
- the rsgA gene encoding ribosome small subunit-dependent GTPase A yields MTGTVYKSTGSWYTVKTALGATYECRIKGKFRLKGIKSTNPIAVGDLVDFEIETLDNVTTGIIHHIHDRKNYIVRKSVNLSKQTHIIASNIDQVFLLITINNPPTLTSFIDRFLVTAEAYSIKTILLFNKIDVYNEDTILEVRYLASIYRAIGYECIGISAETGKNVDKVKALMLGKVSMFAGHSGVGKSTLVNALEPSLDLKTKAISAQHMQGQHTTTFAEMFDLSFDARIIDTPGIKGFGVVDMEKEEIGDYFPEFFALKQDCKFNNCLHIEEPKCAVKDALDRDEIAFSRYRSYVQIIEGEDEHYRTDTWDKERDDL; encoded by the coding sequence ATGACAGGAACAGTATACAAATCAACAGGAAGCTGGTACACCGTAAAAACGGCCTTAGGTGCCACTTACGAATGCCGTATAAAAGGTAAATTTAGATTAAAAGGCATTAAAAGTACTAATCCTATTGCTGTTGGCGATTTGGTTGATTTTGAAATAGAAACCTTAGATAATGTAACCACAGGAATTATTCATCATATTCACGATCGTAAAAATTATATCGTTCGTAAATCTGTAAACCTGTCTAAGCAAACCCATATTATTGCCTCTAATATCGATCAGGTATTTTTATTAATCACAATTAATAATCCACCCACTTTAACCAGTTTTATTGATAGGTTTTTGGTTACTGCAGAAGCTTATTCCATTAAAACAATCTTACTTTTTAATAAAATAGATGTGTATAACGAAGACACTATTTTAGAAGTTCGCTATTTGGCTTCAATCTATCGTGCCATAGGTTACGAATGTATTGGAATCTCGGCAGAAACAGGGAAAAATGTAGATAAAGTTAAGGCCTTAATGTTAGGAAAGGTAAGTATGTTTGCTGGACATTCTGGAGTCGGTAAATCTACTTTGGTAAATGCTTTAGAACCGTCTTTAGATTTAAAAACAAAAGCCATCTCCGCACAACATATGCAAGGGCAGCACACCACCACCTTTGCCGAAATGTTCGATTTAAGTTTCGATGCAAGAATTATAGACACACCTGGGATTAAAGGTTTTGGTGTTGTAGATATGGAAAAGGAAGAGATTGGCGATTATTTTCCTGAATTTTTTGCTTTAAAACAAGATTGTAAATTCAATAACTGTCTGCATATCGAAGAACCTAAATGCGCTGTTAAAGATGCCTTAGACCGCGATGAAATTGCATTCTCGCGTTACCGCAGTTATGTGCAGATTATTGAAGGAGAAGACGAGCATTACCGAACAGATACTTGGGATAAAGAACGAGATGACCTATAA
- a CDS encoding DUF3857 domain-containing protein, giving the protein MKLLPNLLCILAIQVCFAQDYRFGKVSKEELEETANAKDPEAHATILYANEDVTFKYEKNKGFTVVTEVQKRIKIYDKEGVKWATESVAFFDPDNSSKGEKLKGLKGYTYSLENGKIEDVKLDKDNVFDEATNKYWKQVKFTMPNISDGCIVEFQYRKESPYLSIDNQVLQYDIPVKKLDFRVSIPEYFHFNKYINPKASYFPTIKESKKNRTESLSSKTRTKEGGGFSNVVTTYDSSQWDFVETVYEASLTDIPALKPEPFVDNLDIYRSEINWEYAMYKGPDGEIKKYSTNWESVTKTIYEHEDFGGQLAKSGYFEADIDKLLANVTNQEERIDLVYNFVKSKVAWNEFYGNYTENGVKKAYKEGIGNVADINLMLTAMLRYAGISANPVLVSTKSNGVPLYPTRQGFNYVISAVELKDKLILLDATYKYAMPNILPSRALNWQGRIVREHGSSAWVSLLDQPIAEEACTLQVKLQTDLTAEGRVLDKLTNANAMNFRSRYNNMGNDERLRAIESGKGEIEISNYEIKNMDNLNEPNIQYSYTFKLNSAAEQIGDQIYVSPMLFFTNSENIFKQEERLYPIEFNHPRSYTYKVSVMLPEGYKVESLPESARFQFKGGEGDFSFMSSSNSNMVAFRVNYSLANTFVITDDYEHFKTFFGMMVEKETEKMVLTKISTGGTE; this is encoded by the coding sequence ATGAAATTACTACCTAACCTACTATGTATTTTAGCCATTCAAGTCTGTTTCGCACAAGATTACAGATTTGGAAAAGTATCGAAAGAAGAACTCGAAGAAACGGCTAACGCTAAAGACCCAGAAGCCCATGCAACAATTTTGTACGCTAATGAAGATGTTACGTTTAAATACGAAAAAAACAAAGGATTTACTGTTGTTACCGAAGTACAAAAACGGATAAAAATTTACGACAAAGAAGGTGTAAAATGGGCTACGGAAAGCGTAGCATTTTTCGACCCAGATAATAGTTCTAAAGGCGAAAAGTTGAAAGGACTAAAGGGCTATACTTATTCTCTAGAAAACGGAAAAATTGAAGACGTTAAATTAGATAAGGATAATGTGTTTGATGAAGCTACAAATAAATATTGGAAGCAAGTTAAATTTACGATGCCTAATATTTCCGACGGGTGTATCGTAGAGTTTCAATATAGAAAAGAATCCCCATATTTGAGTATCGATAATCAAGTATTACAGTACGATATTCCCGTAAAAAAGCTAGATTTTAGAGTTTCCATTCCAGAATATTTTCATTTTAATAAATATATAAATCCGAAAGCCTCTTATTTTCCTACCATCAAGGAAAGCAAGAAAAATAGAACAGAAAGCTTGTCTAGCAAAACAAGGACTAAAGAAGGCGGTGGGTTCTCTAACGTCGTTACAACTTACGATTCCTCGCAATGGGATTTTGTAGAAACCGTTTACGAAGCCAGTTTAACCGATATTCCAGCTTTAAAACCGGAGCCATTTGTAGATAATTTAGATATTTATCGCAGCGAAATTAATTGGGAATATGCTATGTATAAAGGTCCAGACGGAGAAATTAAAAAGTATTCCACAAATTGGGAAAGTGTAACGAAAACCATTTATGAGCATGAAGATTTTGGTGGACAATTAGCCAAATCTGGATATTTTGAAGCCGATATAGATAAACTTTTAGCCAACGTTACCAATCAAGAAGAGCGTATAGATCTAGTTTATAATTTTGTAAAATCGAAAGTGGCATGGAATGAATTTTATGGTAATTACACCGAAAACGGTGTGAAAAAAGCCTATAAAGAAGGCATAGGAAATGTAGCTGATATTAATTTAATGCTAACTGCGATGTTGCGTTATGCAGGTATTTCGGCAAACCCTGTTTTGGTAAGTACTAAAAGTAATGGTGTTCCTTTATATCCTACGCGTCAGGGATTCAATTATGTAATTTCTGCCGTTGAATTAAAAGATAAACTGATATTGCTAGACGCAACCTACAAATATGCCATGCCAAATATATTACCTTCTCGAGCATTAAATTGGCAAGGTAGAATTGTTCGTGAGCATGGGAGTTCGGCTTGGGTAAGTTTGTTGGATCAGCCAATAGCAGAGGAAGCTTGTACATTACAAGTTAAATTGCAAACAGATTTAACTGCCGAGGGGCGTGTTTTAGACAAGCTAACCAATGCCAATGCTATGAATTTTAGAAGTCGATATAATAATATGGGGAACGATGAGCGACTAAGAGCGATAGAATCTGGTAAAGGTGAAATTGAAATTTCAAATTATGAGATTAAAAATATGGACAATCTTAACGAGCCTAATATTCAATATTCTTACACTTTTAAATTAAATAGTGCTGCCGAACAAATAGGCGATCAAATTTATGTGTCTCCCATGTTATTCTTTACCAATTCGGAAAATATATTTAAACAAGAAGAGCGTTTATATCCTATAGAATTTAATCATCCACGTAGTTATACCTATAAAGTATCCGTTATGTTGCCAGAAGGATATAAAGTAGAGAGTTTACCAGAAAGTGCAAGGTTTCAATTTAAGGGTGGAGAAGGCGATTTTAGCTTTATGTCCAGCAGTAACAGCAACATGGTTGCGTTTAGAGTTAATTATAGTTTAGCCAATACTTTTGTGATTACTGATGATTACGAGCATTTTAAAACATTTTTTGGGATGATGGTTGAGAAGGAAACCGAAAAAATGGTTTTAACTAAAATTAGTACTGGAGGAACAGAATAA
- a CDS encoding bifunctional 3-deoxy-7-phosphoheptulonate synthase/chorismate mutase type II — MENKKELRTWLDDLKLDHPLVIAGPCSAETEEQVLKIAHELKDTDVSYFRAGIWKPRTRPGMFEGVGALGLKWLQRVKAETGMKTATEVANAAHVKLALEHDVDLLWIGARSTVSPFIVQEIADALKGTDKIVLVKNPVNPDLALWLGGIERLASADIKNLGVIHRGFSTYEKSKYRNNPEWQIAIELQSKFPDLPIINDPSHITGKRDMIFDVSQTALDLNFDGLMIETHFDPENAWSDAAQQVTPKTLVQIMKDLKIRKETDPEADYNTSLNNLRAKIDVIDNQIIDLLGKRMVVADGIGTLKRQKNVSVLQSKRWNEILGAMVLEGEAHGLSEEFILKMFKAIHQESINHQEKIINK, encoded by the coding sequence ATGGAGAACAAGAAAGAATTAAGAACCTGGTTAGACGATTTAAAATTAGATCACCCTCTAGTAATTGCAGGGCCATGTAGCGCAGAAACAGAAGAGCAAGTATTAAAAATTGCACATGAGTTAAAAGATACTGATGTAAGTTACTTTAGAGCAGGGATTTGGAAACCAAGAACAAGACCAGGAATGTTTGAAGGCGTTGGTGCTTTAGGATTAAAATGGTTACAACGTGTAAAAGCTGAAACAGGAATGAAAACTGCTACAGAAGTTGCTAACGCAGCACACGTTAAGTTAGCTTTAGAGCATGATGTAGATTTATTATGGATTGGTGCACGTTCTACTGTAAGTCCGTTTATTGTTCAAGAAATTGCAGACGCTTTAAAAGGTACAGATAAAATTGTATTGGTAAAAAACCCTGTAAACCCAGATTTAGCACTTTGGCTAGGAGGTATCGAGCGTTTAGCTTCGGCAGATATTAAAAACTTAGGAGTTATTCATAGAGGATTTTCTACTTACGAAAAATCGAAGTACAGAAACAATCCAGAATGGCAAATCGCGATTGAATTACAATCTAAATTTCCAGATTTACCAATCATAAACGATCCGTCGCACATTACTGGAAAACGTGATATGATTTTTGATGTGTCGCAAACCGCATTAGATTTAAACTTTGATGGTTTAATGATAGAAACGCATTTCGATCCTGAAAATGCATGGAGTGATGCTGCACAACAAGTAACACCAAAAACATTAGTTCAAATTATGAAGGATCTTAAAATTAGAAAAGAGACAGATCCAGAAGCAGATTACAATACTTCTTTAAATAACTTAAGAGCTAAGATTGACGTTATTGACAATCAAATTATAGATCTTTTAGGAAAACGTATGGTTGTTGCCGATGGTATAGGTACTTTAAAACGTCAGAAAAACGTATCTGTTTTACAAAGCAAGCGTTGGAACGAGATTTTAGGCGCTATGGTTTTAGAAGGGGAAGCTCACGGATTAAGTGAAGAATTTATCTTAAAAATGTTTAAAGCGATTCACCAAGAATCTATAAACCACCAGGAAAAAATAATCAATAAATAA
- a CDS encoding ISAon1 family transposase N-terminal region protein — MSSDTLLSIANLLLPEVLVTYFDLTKHEVKAEEIHFYFTELNNAPLDHKDEKLHSKGFFPEASIQDFPIRGKNVFLHITRRRWINQDTNKVVTRDWKLVAKGTRMTSEFAAFLKELY; from the coding sequence ATGTCCTCAGACACTCTATTATCAATTGCTAATTTATTACTTCCAGAAGTTTTAGTAACCTATTTTGACTTAACTAAGCATGAGGTTAAAGCTGAAGAAATTCATTTTTATTTCACAGAACTAAACAATGCACCATTGGATCATAAAGATGAAAAACTACACTCTAAAGGTTTTTTTCCAGAAGCTAGTATTCAGGATTTCCCCATAAGAGGTAAGAATGTTTTCTTACATATCACTAGACGAAGATGGATTAATCAAGACACTAATAAAGTGGTTACAAGGGATTGGAAATTAGTAGCAAAAGGCACTAGAATGACTAGTGAATTTGCTGCTTTTTTAAAAGAACTCTATTAG
- a CDS encoding nucleotide pyrophosphohydrolase, producing MNIEDAQLAVDSWIKEHGVRYFNELTNMAQLTEEVGEVARIIARRYGEQSEKESDKNKDLGEELADVVFVVLCLANQTGINLQDAFNKKMDLKTKRDHDRHHNNKKLK from the coding sequence ATGAATATTGAAGATGCCCAATTAGCTGTAGATTCTTGGATAAAAGAGCATGGTGTACGCTATTTTAACGAGCTAACCAATATGGCACAACTTACAGAAGAAGTAGGAGAAGTGGCTAGAATTATAGCTAGACGTTACGGTGAGCAAAGTGAAAAAGAAAGTGATAAAAATAAAGATTTAGGTGAAGAATTAGCCGATGTTGTTTTTGTGGTACTGTGTTTAGCGAACCAAACAGGAATTAATTTACAAGATGCGTTTAATAAAAAAATGGATTTAAAAACGAAACGCGATCACGATAGGCACCACAACAATAAAAAATTAAAATAA
- a CDS encoding ISAon1 family transposase yields the protein MQRQYKDYLSDFKSWDQKSHARNWMLFPQNIGGYLSLDETAFSNGDLYTIITNKSAKGKTGAIIAMVKGTKAETVINILRKIPLKQRSKVKEVTLDMAGNMGLIVKKSFPNATLVIDRFHVQKLALDALQEIRIKHRWDAIDLENDAIEKARSKSLKFTPELLKNGDTLKQLLARSRYLLYKSSSKWTKNQSQRAEVLFQRYPDLEKAYNLCQNLSWIFNNSKDKTSALIRLAKWDEKVRKAEFKSFNTIARTMSIHYKNILNYFDNRSTNASAESFNAKIKAFRAQFRGVRNIDFFLFRLASIYA from the coding sequence ATGCAAAGACAATATAAAGATTATTTAAGTGACTTTAAATCTTGGGATCAAAAGTCGCATGCAAGAAATTGGATGTTATTTCCTCAAAACATCGGGGGTTACCTTTCATTGGACGAAACAGCTTTCTCCAATGGTGATTTATATACCATAATAACAAATAAATCCGCAAAAGGAAAGACAGGAGCTATAATAGCAATGGTAAAAGGAACCAAAGCTGAAACGGTTATTAATATACTACGCAAAATCCCTCTAAAACAAAGAAGTAAGGTTAAGGAAGTAACTTTAGATATGGCTGGAAATATGGGACTGATAGTTAAGAAATCATTCCCCAATGCGACATTGGTTATAGATCGTTTCCATGTTCAAAAATTAGCACTAGATGCATTACAAGAGATTAGAATTAAGCATAGATGGGATGCTATAGACCTAGAAAACGATGCTATAGAAAAAGCAAGAAGTAAATCCCTGAAGTTTACCCCTGAACTCCTTAAAAATGGAGATACACTCAAACAGTTACTCGCTAGAAGCAGATATTTACTATACAAATCAAGTTCAAAATGGACTAAAAATCAATCTCAAAGAGCGGAAGTTCTATTTCAGAGATATCCAGATTTAGAAAAGGCATATAATCTATGTCAGAACTTATCATGGATATTTAATAATTCAAAAGATAAAACATCTGCATTAATTAGACTAGCGAAATGGGATGAAAAAGTAAGAAAAGCGGAGTTTAAAAGCTTTAATACAATAGCAAGAACCATGTCTATTCATTACAAAAATATACTAAATTATTTCGATAACAGAAGTACAAACGCATCGGCTGAATCTTTCAATGCTAAAATAAAAGCTTTTAGAGCACAATTTAGAGGTGTCAGAAATATAGATTTTTTCTTATTTAGACTAGCATCTATTTATGCGTAA